The Actinomadura graeca nucleotide sequence GGGGGCCGGTCGGTCCATGGTCGCTCTTCCGCCGCCCGGCGCCGGTGCCGTACGCTTCCCCGCGTCCTGCCCCGACCTCCCCGGGAGAGGCCGTTGAAGAGCGCCCCGCGCACCGCCGCCCTGGTCACCGGTGCCGTCGTGGTGCTGGTGGCGCCGGTCGCGGCCCTCAAGGCGCTCGGCGACCCGGCCGATCCGCGGATCTCGGTGGGCGCGCCCGCGCCCGCGACGCTGCTGCCCGGCGACGTGCGCGACACGACCGGGCGGATGATCGCGAACGCGGTGTGGACGGGACTGGTCGCCTACGACCCGGCCACCGGCGCCCCCGCCGGTGCCGCCGCGGAGTCGGTCACGAGCGGCGACCGGCGGGTCTGGACGGTGCGGCTGCGGCCGGGCGGCGTGTTCTCCGACGGCTCGCCCGTCACGGCGCGCTCCTTCACCGGCGCCTGGACGGCCGTCCTGCGCGAGGGCTGGGCGGGCGCGCGGCTGATCGCGGACGTGGCCCGGGTGAAGGGCGCCGGGCATCCCCGCCCCGACGGCGTGGACGGCCTCAAGGTCACCGGCGACCGGACCTTCGAGGTGACGCTCGACCGCCCGCTCAGCGGGTTCCCCGCACTGCTCGGCGATCCGGCGTTCTTCCCGATGCCCGAGGGCGTCCTGCGGTCCCGCGACTGGGCGTCCTATGCGCGGAGCCCGGTCGGCAACGGCCCGATGCGGATCGCGGCGCGGGCCGGCGGCGAGGTCGTCCTGCGGCGGCCCGGCGGCGGCCGGGACGTCGTGGTCAGGGCGATGCCGGACGCGGCCCGCCAGTACACCGCGGCGGAGAACGGCGACCTGGACGTCGCGACGCTGGTGCCGCCCGCGCGGCACGGGTCGATGGACGCCGACTTCGGCGGCCGCCACCTCGCCGTCCCCGGCCGGACCGTCACCTACCTGGTGTTCCCCGGCTGGGCGAGGCGCCTGTCCTCCCCCACGGCGCGGACCGCCCTGTCGATGGCGGTCGACCGGTCCGCGGTGACCGAGGGCGTGCTCGGCCACCAGTACTCCCCCGCCGACTCGCTGGTCGCCCCGGGCATCCTGCCGGGGCACCGCCAGGGGCAGTGCCGGCTGTGCGTCCACGACACGCGCGCCGCGGCCGCCGCGCTGAAGGACGCCGGTGGCCTCCCCGGGCCGCTCTCCCTCTGGTACCAGGCGGGCGCCGGGGACGACGCGTGGGTGCGGGCCGTCGCCGGGCAGCTCCACGGGGGGCTGGGCCTGGACGCGCGGCCGCGTCCCGTCCCCGACCTGCGCGGGGCCCTGGCCCGGCGCGAGGTGGACGGCCCGTTCGCCGTCCACGCGACGGCCGCCTACCCGGCCCCCGTGGCGTCGCTGGCGTCGCTGCTGGACGCCGCGCCCGCCCTCCCCGCCGACGGCTCCGTCACCGGGCTCCTCGCCGAGGCCCGGGAGGCCGGGACCGCCGAGGACGGCGTGATCCCGGCGCGGCTCGCCGAGAGCGCGCTGCTGCGCGACATGCCCGCGATGCCGCTGTGGTCGGCGCACGACCATCTGGTGTGGTCGGGGCGGGTCCGCGGCGTCACCGCGGACGCGTTCACCGGCCTGCGCCTCGACCGGCTGAGCGTCGAGGACTGATCCCCGGCGGGCGCCGCCAGGGCGCCGTCAGGGCACTGCCGGCGCCGTCACGGCGCCAGGCGGTGGGAGAGGGCGGTGTGGCGGCGGCCGGCACCGGCGGTGCGGACGGCCGCGGCGAGCGCCCGCCGCGACCCGACGAGCACGACGAGCTTCTTCGCGCGCGTGATCCCGGTGTAGAGCAGGTTGCGGCGCAGCATCATCCAGGCGCCCGTGGTCAGCGGGATGACGACGGCCGGGTACTCGCTGCCCTGCGAGCGGTGGATGGTGATGGCGTAGGCGTGGGCCAGCTCGTCCAGCTCGTCGAAGGCGTAGCCGACGCTCTCGTCCTCGTCGGTGAGGACGGTCAGCGTCTGCTCCTCTAGCGACACCGACGTGACGACGCCGACGGTCCCGTTGAAGACCCCGGCCTCGCCCTTGTCGTAGTTGTTGCGGAGCTGGGTGACCTTGTCGCCGACCCGGAACACGCGCCCGCCGTAGCGGCGCTCGGGGCGGGCCTCGTCGTGCGGGGTGAGGGCCTCCTGGAGCAGCGTGTTCAGCCCGCCCGCCCCGGCGGCGCCGCGGTGCATCGGCGCGAGGACCTGGACGTCGCGGCGCGGGTCGAGCCCGAACCTGCGCGGGATGCGGCGGGCGACGACGTCCACGGTCAGCTCGGCGGCCTCGTCCTGCTCCTCGCAGGGGAACAGGAAGAAGTCGGGGAAGCCGCGGGTCTGCGGATGCTCGCCGGAGTTGACGCGGTGCGCGTTGACGACGATGCCGGACCGCTGCGCCTGCCGGAAGATCTTCGTGAGCCGGACGCGCGGGACGGCCTCCGCGGCGAGCAGGTCGGCCAGCACCTCCCCGGCGCCGACGGACGGGAGCTGGTCGACGTCCCCGACGAGCAGCAGGTGCGCGCCGCGCGGGATCGCCTTCACCAGCTTGTTGGCCAGGATCAGGTCGACCATCGAGCTCTCGTCGACGACGACGAGGTCGGCGTCCAGGGGGCTGTCCTGGTCGAACTTCGCGTCGCCGCCGGGCTGGAGCTGGAGCAGCCGGTGGACGGTCGCGGCCTCGTGCCCGGTCAGCTCCGCCAGCCGCTTGGCCGCCCGCCCGGTCGGCGCCACCAGGACGATCTTCGCCTTCTTCGCGGCGGCGAGCTCCACCACCGAGCGGACGGTGAAGCTCTTGCCGCACCCCGGCCCGCCGGTGAGCACCGCCACCTTGGACGTCAGGGCGAGCTTGACGGCGTCCTCCTGCTCGGGCGCGAGGGCCTGGCCGGTGCGCTCCTTCAGCCACGGCAGCGCCCTGTCCCAGTCGACGTCCGCGAACGCCCCGAGCCGGTCGGACGGGGCGTCCAGCAGCTCCCGCAGCCCGCGGGCGAGGGAGCGCTCGGCGCGGTGGAACGGGACGAGGTACACCGCCGGGATCGCCGCCGCGTCGTCGCCGGGGCCGGGGACCCGCTCGCGGACCACGCCCTCGTCGCGGGCCAGCTCCTCCAGCGCCGGGACGATCAGCTCGCGCGGCACGCCGAGGATCTTCTCCGCCGCCGTCACCAGGTTGGGCTCGGGCAGGAAGCAGTGCCCGTCGTCGGCGGCCTCGGACAGCGTGTACTGGAGCCCGGCCTTGATCCGCTCGGGGCTGTCGTGCGGGATGCCGACGGCCTGCGCGATCGTGTCGGCCGTCTTGAACCCGATGCCCCACACGTCCGCCGCCAGCCGGTAGGGCTCGCGGCGCACGGTGCCGACGGAGGCGTCGCCGTACTGCTTGTAGATGCGGACGGCCAGCGACGTCGAGACGCCCACGCCCTGGAGGAAGACCATGACCTCCTTGATGGCCTTCTGCTCCTCCCACGCCTCGCCGATCCGCTTGGTGCGCTTCGGACCGAGCCCGGGCACCTCGACGAGCCGCCCGGGCTCCTCCTCGATGACGCGCAGGATGTCGGTGCCGAAGTGCCCGACCATCCGGTCGGCCATCACCGGCCCGATCCCCTTGATCATCCCGGAGCCGAGGTAGCGGCGGATGCCCTGCACGGTCGCCGGCAGGACCGTGGTGTAGGACTCGACCTCGAACTGCCGGCCGTACTTCGGATGCGACCGCCACCGGCCGGTGAGCCGCAGGCTCTCCCCGACCTGCGCGCCGAGCAGTGCCCCCACGACGGTGAGCAGGTCGGCGCCGCCCTTCTCGGTCGCCACCCGCGCGACGGTGTACCCGGTGTCCTCGTTGGCGTAGGTCACGCGCTCCAGGACGGCTTCCAGCACCGCGGGCCGCGGCGCGGCGGACGGCGTCGTCGGGGGGCTCGGCACACCGACCATGATGGCCGATCCCGCCGACACGATGGCCGGTTCCGGCAGCGGTCCTGGATCTTCCGGTGATCGCGACGTACGGTCCGGGCGCACTCGTACCCCGAGTACTGAGAGGTATCGCTGGTGTTCCGCTCCCGAACCCCGGCCCTGGCGGCGCTGTGCGCCCCGGCCGTCACCCTGGCCCTCGCGCTCACCGCGGCGGTGGCCGTCCCTCCCGCCGAGGCGGCGCCCGCCCGGCCCGACCCGATCGCAGGATTCACCGAGGAGAACGCCGTATGGCAGCGGCAGTACGAGAGGCTGCTGAGCGCCGTCCCGGACGCGAAGGAGGCCCGCTCGCTGGACGCCGAACTGGCGGCTGAACCGGGCCTGACGACCACCACCGGCGATCGGCACCGGGTCGCGCGGATCGTCGCGCGGCTGCGGTCCTACGGGCTGGAGCCCGAGGTCAGGACCTACTACGCCTACCTGTCGATGCCGGAGCGGGTCACGGTCGAGATGACCGCGCCGGAGCACCGGACGCTGCCGGTGAAGGAGAGGCGCCGGCCTTGGCAGAAGCACTTCGACCAGGTCATCCCCGGGCACAACGGCATGTCGCCGTCCGGGGAAGTGCGGGGCGAGGTCGTGTACGCCAACTACGGCCGGCCCGAGGACTTCGCGCTGCTCGCCAAGAACGGCGTCTCCGTCGAGGGGAAGATCGTCCTGGTGCGGTACGGGCGGGTCTTCCGCGGCATCAAGCCCCGCGAGGCCGCCCGGCACGGCGCCAAGGGCGTGCTGATCTACTCCGATCCCGCCGACGACGGGTCCACCCGGGGCCCGGTGTACCCGGACGGCCCGTGGCGCGCCTCCGACGGCATCCAGCGCGGCAGCATCGCGCAGATCCAGCTCGCGGCGGGCGACCCGCAGACGCCCGGCTGGCCCGCGGTGAAGGGCGCGCGCCGGATCGATCCCGAGGACGCCCCCATGCTGAAGGGGCTCGTCCCCACGACGCCGATCTCCTACGGCGCCGCCGAGCCGCTGCTGCGCGCCCTGAAGGGGCCGGAGGTCCCGAAGGACTGGCAGGGCGGCCTGCCCTTCCCCTACCGGTACGGGCCGGGCGGGACAAAGGTCCACCTGGATCTGGAGAACGGGTTCAACGTCCGCCCGCTGTGGGACGTGACGGTGCGGATCCCCGGCAGCGAGCGTCCCGACCAAGAGGTCATCCTGGGCGCGCACCATGACGCGTGGACGTACGGCAGCGTCGACAACCTGTCGGGCACGGAGAACGTGCTCCAGATCGGCCGCGCGCTCGGCAGGCTCCTGGAGCGGGGCTGGCGTCCCAAGCGCACCATCGTCCTCGCCACCTGGGACGGCGAGGAGTACGGCCTGTTCGGCTCCACCGAGTACGCCGAGGACCGGGAGCGCGACCTGCGCAACGCCGTCGCCTACGTGAACATGGACGGCGCGGGCGGCTCGGACTTCGGCGCCTCTGCGACGCCCGCGCTGGACCGGTCGGTCATCGACGCGTCCAAGGAGGTCGGCTGGCCCGGGACGTCCGGGACGCTGTACGAGGCGTGGAAGGCGCAGAACAAGGGCGCGACGCCGATCGACAGGATCGGCGGCGGCTCCGACTTCCAGGCGTTCTTCCAGCGGTTCGGCGTGCCCGCCATGGACCTCGGCTCCGCCACGCCGGGGGCCTCGGGCAGCTACCACTGCTCCTGTGACGACTATTACTGGACGTCGCACTTCGGCGACCCGGACTTCGAGTACCACGCGGCGATGTCCCGCCTGGCCGGCATCGCGGCGCTGCGGCTCGCGAACGCCGACGTGGTGGCCATCGGCTACCGCCCGTACGCCGAGGAGACCGCCGCGTACCTCGCCGACTTCACCGCCGAGCAGCGCAAGCGGCTGGGCTCGGTCGTCGTCGACGTCTCGGGCTCCATCGCCCAGGCCAAGGCGTGGCGGCGGGCGGCGGAGGCGTTGCAGGAGCGCGCGGACGAGGCGCTCCGCGAGGACGACACCGACGCGTTCCGCGGCCTGAACGAGAAGATCATGCGGACCGAGCGGGACCTGCTGACCTCGGCCGGGCTGCCCGGCCGGCCGTGGTACCGGCACCAGGTCTACGCGCCGGGCATCGACACCGGCTACGCCACGCAGCGGCTGCCCGCGCTCTACGACGCGCTGTTCGTGGACAAGGACCCCGCCGCCGCCAAGGCGTACGAGGCCCGGCTCCGCGCGAGCCTCCGGGCCGCCACCCGCACCCTCACCCCGTAGGGCGGGCGGCGCCCCTCGCCGCCCCCTTCGCCGCCCCCTCCGCCGTCAAGGGGGTCTCGCCCGCCGAGACCTCCAGCGGGCCCGTCTCGGTGACGAGCGCGGTCACCAGGCGGGCGGGCGTGACGTCGAACGCCGGGTTGTGGGCGGCCACGCCCTCCGGCGCGGTGGGGACGCCGTTCCAGGCCAGGATCTCCGCGGCGGGGCGTTCCTCGATGGGGACGCCCCGCCCGTCCGGGAGGGCCAGGTCGACGGTGCTCCACGGCGCCGCGACGACCAGCGGGATCCCCGCGTCGGCGCAGGCCAGCGCCACGCCCAGCGAGCCGATCTTGTTGGCGGTGTCGCCGTTGGCGGCGATCCGGTCCGCGCCGATCACCGCGACGTCGGCGAGTCCGCGCAGGATCGTGCTCGGCGCGGCGCCGTCGGCCTGCACCGCGCAGGGGATCCCGGCGCGCGCCAGCTCCCACGCGGTGAGGCGGGATCCCTGGAGCAGCGGGCGCGTCTCGTCCACGTACACCATCTCGACGCGGCCCCGCCCGTGCAGCGCGCGGACGACGCCGAGCGCCGTCCCCCAGCCCGCGGTGGCGAGGGCGCCGGCGTTGCAGTGGGTGAGGACGCGCAGCGGGCGGTCGCCGAGGCGGCCGAGGATCCAGTCCGCGCCCGCCGCGCCGATCGCGCGGTTGCCGCGCACGTCCTCGTCCAGGAGGGCCTGCGCCGCGGCCAGCACGGCGCCCGCGCCCTCGTCGACGAGCGGGCGGACGCGGTCGACGCCCGCCGCGAGGTTCACCGCCGTCGGGCGCGCCTCCCGGACCCGGGTGATCGCCTCGTCCAGGGCGGCGCGGTCCCAGCCCTCGCGGGCCGCCTGCCGCATCGCGACCGCGACGCCGAAGGCGCCCGCCACGCCGAGGGCGGGGGCGCCGCGCACGACCAGCCGCCGGATCGCGTCCACGAGCGCGGCGACGTCGCGGACCACCACGTGCTCCACCCGGCCGGGCAGGACGGTCTGGTCCAGCAGCCGCAGCCCGTCACCGGCCCACTCCACCGTCGGCACCTCATGCTCCATACGTCCAGTCTGCCGGAAAAGTCGCGTGAGGCCCTATGGGGCAGGGCCTTTCGTGCCACCACTGCCAGCTCCGTGACCTGCGAGAACTTGACACAGGTCGAACCTGTGTTCGAAATTGTGTGCAGATCGTGGAAGGAGGGACGCCCGTGCCGGAGGCGGCGCTGCGCGACGTCGCGGCCACCCCCGCCGCCGCGGCGGCGGTACCGGTGCTGCCGGCGCTGCGGGCGGTCGTGCCCGGGGGCGGGCTGCGGCCGGGGTCGGCCGTGGGGCTGTCCGGGCCCGGCGCGTCGTCCCTCGGCCTGGCGCTCGTCGCGGGCGTCGGCGCGCACGGCGGGCCGGACGGGACCGGCGGCTGGTGCGGCGTCGTGGGCGTGCCGGACTTCGGGGTCCTGGCCGCCGCCGGGATGGGCGCGGCGCCCGAGCGGCTGCTGCTCGTCGACGATCCCGGCGAGCGCTGGCCCGACGTGGTCGCCGCGCTCGCCGAGGCCGTGGAGCTGATCCTGCTCCGCCCGCCCGGGCGGCCCGCCGCCGCGGCCGTCCGCCGCCTGTCGGCGCTGGCCCGCAAGCACGGCTGCGTGCTGGCGCTGACCGGCGCGCACGCGGGCGCGTGGCCGGGCGTCCGGCTCCGGCTGCGGCTGGAGGACCTCGCCTGGCAGGGCCTCGGCGACGGCCACGGGCGGCTGCGCGGCCGCCTCGCCGACGTGGTGGCCGAGGGGCCAGGGGCGGGCCGCCGCGCCCGGCTCTGGTTCCCCGGCCCGGACGGCGCCGTCACCGCCGCCGGCTCCGTCCCGGCGCTGGCGGCCGTCCCCGGCGCGGGACGGCTGTCGGCGGGCGCGCGCGTCCACACCGGCGCCGAGGAGGAGATCGCGTGACGCGCGTGCTGGTGGTGTGGTGCCCGGACTGGCCGGCGACGGCCGCCGGGATGGACGCGGCGGCCCCCGGCGCCGTGGCGGCCGGGGGCAGGGTCGCGGCGTGCACGGCGGCGGCGCGGGCCGAGGGGGTGCGGCGCGGCCAGCGGATCCGGGACGCGCAGCGGCGGTGCCCGGAGCTGGCCGTCCGGGAGCGCGACACCGGCACCGAGGGGCGGCTGTTCGAGGACGTCGCCGCCGCGGTCGCGGAGCTGGCGCCGAAGGTGGAGGTCGTGCGGCCCGGGCTGTGCGCCATCGAGGCGCGGGGGCCCGCC carries:
- a CDS encoding ATP-dependent RecD-like DNA helicase, giving the protein MPSPPTTPSAAPRPAVLEAVLERVTYANEDTGYTVARVATEKGGADLLTVVGALLGAQVGESLRLTGRWRSHPKYGRQFEVESYTTVLPATVQGIRRYLGSGMIKGIGPVMADRMVGHFGTDILRVIEEEPGRLVEVPGLGPKRTKRIGEAWEEQKAIKEVMVFLQGVGVSTSLAVRIYKQYGDASVGTVRREPYRLAADVWGIGFKTADTIAQAVGIPHDSPERIKAGLQYTLSEAADDGHCFLPEPNLVTAAEKILGVPRELIVPALEELARDEGVVRERVPGPGDDAAAIPAVYLVPFHRAERSLARGLRELLDAPSDRLGAFADVDWDRALPWLKERTGQALAPEQEDAVKLALTSKVAVLTGGPGCGKSFTVRSVVELAAAKKAKIVLVAPTGRAAKRLAELTGHEAATVHRLLQLQPGGDAKFDQDSPLDADLVVVDESSMVDLILANKLVKAIPRGAHLLLVGDVDQLPSVGAGEVLADLLAAEAVPRVRLTKIFRQAQRSGIVVNAHRVNSGEHPQTRGFPDFFLFPCEEQDEAAELTVDVVARRIPRRFGLDPRRDVQVLAPMHRGAAGAGGLNTLLQEALTPHDEARPERRYGGRVFRVGDKVTQLRNNYDKGEAGVFNGTVGVVTSVSLEEQTLTVLTDEDESVGYAFDELDELAHAYAITIHRSQGSEYPAVVIPLTTGAWMMLRRNLLYTGITRAKKLVVLVGSRRALAAAVRTAGAGRRHTALSHRLAP
- a CDS encoding peptide ABC transporter substrate-binding protein gives rise to the protein MKSAPRTAALVTGAVVVLVAPVAALKALGDPADPRISVGAPAPATLLPGDVRDTTGRMIANAVWTGLVAYDPATGAPAGAAAESVTSGDRRVWTVRLRPGGVFSDGSPVTARSFTGAWTAVLREGWAGARLIADVARVKGAGHPRPDGVDGLKVTGDRTFEVTLDRPLSGFPALLGDPAFFPMPEGVLRSRDWASYARSPVGNGPMRIAARAGGEVVLRRPGGGRDVVVRAMPDAARQYTAAENGDLDVATLVPPARHGSMDADFGGRHLAVPGRTVTYLVFPGWARRLSSPTARTALSMAVDRSAVTEGVLGHQYSPADSLVAPGILPGHRQGQCRLCVHDTRAAAAALKDAGGLPGPLSLWYQAGAGDDAWVRAVAGQLHGGLGLDARPRPVPDLRGALARREVDGPFAVHATAAYPAPVASLASLLDAAPALPADGSVTGLLAEAREAGTAEDGVIPARLAESALLRDMPAMPLWSAHDHLVWSGRVRGVTADAFTGLRLDRLSVED
- a CDS encoding M28 family peptidase → MFRSRTPALAALCAPAVTLALALTAAVAVPPAEAAPARPDPIAGFTEENAVWQRQYERLLSAVPDAKEARSLDAELAAEPGLTTTTGDRHRVARIVARLRSYGLEPEVRTYYAYLSMPERVTVEMTAPEHRTLPVKERRRPWQKHFDQVIPGHNGMSPSGEVRGEVVYANYGRPEDFALLAKNGVSVEGKIVLVRYGRVFRGIKPREAARHGAKGVLIYSDPADDGSTRGPVYPDGPWRASDGIQRGSIAQIQLAAGDPQTPGWPAVKGARRIDPEDAPMLKGLVPTTPISYGAAEPLLRALKGPEVPKDWQGGLPFPYRYGPGGTKVHLDLENGFNVRPLWDVTVRIPGSERPDQEVILGAHHDAWTYGSVDNLSGTENVLQIGRALGRLLERGWRPKRTIVLATWDGEEYGLFGSTEYAEDRERDLRNAVAYVNMDGAGGSDFGASATPALDRSVIDASKEVGWPGTSGTLYEAWKAQNKGATPIDRIGGGSDFQAFFQRFGVPAMDLGSATPGASGSYHCSCDDYYWTSHFGDPDFEYHAAMSRLAGIAALRLANADVVAIGYRPYAEETAAYLADFTAEQRKRLGSVVVDVSGSIAQAKAWRRAAEALQERADEALREDDTDAFRGLNEKIMRTERDLLTSAGLPGRPWYRHQVYAPGIDTGYATQRLPALYDALFVDKDPAAAKAYEARLRASLRAATRTLTP
- the mtnA gene encoding S-methyl-5-thioribose-1-phosphate isomerase produces the protein MEHEVPTVEWAGDGLRLLDQTVLPGRVEHVVVRDVAALVDAIRRLVVRGAPALGVAGAFGVAVAMRQAAREGWDRAALDEAITRVREARPTAVNLAAGVDRVRPLVDEGAGAVLAAAQALLDEDVRGNRAIGAAGADWILGRLGDRPLRVLTHCNAGALATAGWGTALGVVRALHGRGRVEMVYVDETRPLLQGSRLTAWELARAGIPCAVQADGAAPSTILRGLADVAVIGADRIAANGDTANKIGSLGVALACADAGIPLVVAAPWSTVDLALPDGRGVPIEERPAAEILAWNGVPTAPEGVAAHNPAFDVTPARLVTALVTETGPLEVSAGETPLTAEGAAKGAARGAARPTG